A portion of the Aricia agestis chromosome 1, ilAriAges1.1, whole genome shotgun sequence genome contains these proteins:
- the LOC121739871 gene encoding sorting nexin-20: protein MLKFEIVSSRTVEGVDNEKKYVAYMLQVRQDSTGSSLFDPDPANVERRYTHFLDLYNGLKKECPALIGSLSFPRKIVVGNFEPNLISTRGAAFQSLLDLIASESRLRDTSAAIAFFQDIELKEARKLIDEGKFDQALSILETSFKLLNKVYTDRSRVVLCALCRIVACAGSSGGALAGPVEKWAQLALRRYQAVSDSDLLLIYVPLLHTCISIWETLGRNKSELVQELNGLRKKGMKVDSVPSLMDAVDDLNMTF from the exons ATGTTAAAGTTTGAAATTGTATCGTCGCGAACAGTGGAGGGCGTCGACaacgaaaaaaaatacgttGCTTACATGCTACAAGTGAGACAAGATTCTACTGGATCTAGTCTTTTTGACCCTGATCCTGCAAATGTAGAAAGGAGATACACTCATTTTTTAGATTTATATAATGGCCTAAAAAAAGAATGTCCCGCTTTGATTGGCAGTCTCTCGTTCCCACGTAAG ATCGTGGTCGGGAACTTTGAACCAAATTTGATATCTACAAGGGGAGCTGCCTTTCAATCGTTGTTAGATCTGATAGCTTCTGAGTCACGCTTACGAGATACATCAGCAGCAATAGCCTTTTTCCAAGACATTGAACTTAAAGAGGCAAGAAAGTTAATTGATGAAGGGAAATTTGACCAAGCTTTGTCTATCTTAGAAACAAGTTTCAAGTTACTCAACAAG GTATACACAGACAGATCAAGAGTAGTTCTATGTGCGCTGTGTCGGATTGTAGCCTGTGCGGGTTCAAGTGGAGGGGCACTAGCGGGTCCTGTTGAGAAATGGGCTCAGCTTGCTCTCAGACGCTACCAAGCTGTTAGTGATTCTGATTTGTTACTAATCTATGTGCCACTACTACATACCTGTATATCTATTTG ggAAACACTTGGAAGAAATAAATCAGAACTCGTACAAGAACTCAATGGTTTGCGGAAGAAAGGTATGAAAGTAGACTCAGTGCCCAGTCTAATGGATGCAGTGGACGATTTGAATATGACATTTTAA
- the LOC121739862 gene encoding NADH-quinone oxidoreductase subunit D-like: protein MFIQCVHTLSKYHVYRFFRATAPVRMVHRWYPDKEFISQFAGVAYQTSEEIEKYFKVTYSGKVRPVERTVKNMIINFGPQHPAAHGVLRLILELDGETVVRADPHIGFLHRATEKLMENKHYLQSLPFMDRLDYVSPLANEQAFVIAVEKLLNIQVPPRAQAIRVLCAELCRIANHLLNISGTILDAGGITPFFWMCEEREKIYELCERMSGARIHSAYIRPGGVSQDLPIGFLDDLHEFCSKLAERCDETEDLATENRLYYQRTAGIGAVTAHEAINRGFSGPMLRCTGVKWDLRIAHPYDGYDMYDFDVPVGTFGDSYDRHLLRLMELRQSLRIINQVIDTIPEGEIKTDDAKISMPPRSEMKTSMEALIHHFKLCSEGFVVPPGATYTAVECPKGELGIYMVSDGTSKPYRVHLRPCSYNHLQGIAFLGPKLMLADISILIATIDVVFGDVDR from the coding sequence atgtttatacagtgtgttcaCACGTTAAGTAAATATCATGTGTACCGCTTCTTTCGCGCTACCGCACCAGTGCGCATGGTGCATAGGTGGTATCCGGATAAAGAATTCATAAGTCAGTTCGCTGGAGTCGCGTACCAAACTTCTGAAGAAATAGAAAAATACTTCAAAGTAACATACTCAGGCAAAGTCAGACCGGTGGAAAGAACAGTGAAAAACATGATTATAAACTTCGGCCCCCAACACCCGGCAGCTCACGGAGTACTTCGGCTCATATTGGAGCTAGACGGAGAGACGGTCGTTCGAGCTGATCCTCACATTGGTTTTTTGCACAGGGCTACCGAGAAGCTCATGGAGAACAAGCATTACCTTCAGAGCTTGCCCTTTATGGACCGTCTCGATTACGTGTCTCCTCTTGCGAACGAGCAGGCGTTCGTGATTGCAGTGGAGAAGCTACTGAATATTCAAGTTCCCCCGCGAGCACAAGCCATACGCGTCCTCTGTGCTGAACTTTGCCGTATAGCAAATCATCTTTTGAACATTTCTGGAACCATCCTCGACGCGGGAGGCATAACGCCGTTCTTCTGGATGTGCGAGGAACGAGAAAAAATTTATGAGCTATGCGAAAGAATGAGCGGTGCTCGGATACATAGCGCGTACATAAGACCTGGTGGTGTTTCACAGGATTTACCCATAGGTTTCCTCGATGATCTGCACGAGTTCTGTTCTAAATTAGCCGAAAGATGCGACGAAACCGAAGATTTAGCAACTGAGAATAGACTATATTATCAGCGAACAGCGGGCATAGGTGCTGTGACCGCTCACGAGGCAATAAACAGAGGGTTCTCAGGGCCTATGCTACGGTGCACGGGTGTAAAATGGGATTTACGTATCGCTCACCCGTACGATGGCTACGATATGTACGATTTCGACGTCCCCGTAGGCACGTTTGGAGATAGCTACGATCGCCATCTTCTTCGACTGATGGAATTACGTCAGTCGCTAAGAATCATCAACCAAGTTATAGATACCATCCCGGAAGGTGAAATTAAGACTGACGACGCTAAAATATCGATGCCTCCGCGATCCGAAATGAAGACATCCATGGAAGCTTTGATTCATCATTTTAAATTGTGTTCGGAAGGGTTTGTGGTACCTCCTGGTGCGACGTATACGGCAGTGGAGTGCCCGAAAGGCGAACTGGGTATTTACATGGTGTCCGATGGTACATCCAAACCGTATCGCGTCCACCTTCGACCATGTTCCTACAACCACTTACAAGGGATAGCATTTCTGGGACCAAAGCTTATGTTAGCTGACATATCAATACTTATTGCAACTATAGATGTAGTGTTTGGCGATGTTGAccgttaa